One window of Nostoc sp. C052 genomic DNA carries:
- a CDS encoding helix-turn-helix transcriptional regulator codes for MPTSSATTIPYLIAAGFHALSEPLRISVLELLRQRELCVCDLCEVLGVSQSKLSFHLKTLKEAGLVNSRQEGRWIYYSLNLPQFSILEKYLADFTHNQVISSARPCCD; via the coding sequence ATGCCAACTTCTTCAGCTACTACTATTCCTTATTTAATTGCTGCTGGTTTTCATGCTCTTTCCGAACCACTCAGGATTAGTGTGCTGGAATTGCTGCGCCAGCGAGAATTATGTGTATGTGATTTGTGCGAAGTCTTGGGGGTAAGTCAGTCGAAACTATCTTTTCACCTCAAAACCCTCAAAGAAGCTGGCTTAGTTAACTCCCGTCAGGAAGGACGTTGGATTTATTACAGTTTGAATTTGCCCCAATTCAGTATTTTAGAGAAATATTTGGCAGATTTTACCCATAATCAGGTAATCTCATCTGCGCGTCCCTGCTGCGATTAG